A region of Ochotona princeps isolate mOchPri1 chromosome 9, mOchPri1.hap1, whole genome shotgun sequence DNA encodes the following proteins:
- the LOC101527904 gene encoding cilia- and flagella-associated protein 90-like: protein MDPDGLEDKEEITASKLRARPRPLPISALSAFSYVPPRRTDPKEYRYYYRQCQTGIISLYDCVFKRQLDYNQKLHRDDREHANGLGLHVNKEEQERPVGVLTSSVYGRRIHQPVEPVNRDVRRANHVQADFYRKNDIPSIKAPGFGHITPA from the exons ATGGACCCGGATGGCCTGGAGGACAAGGAGGAGATCACGGCCTCCAAGCTGCGGGCCAGGCCGCGGCCGCTGCCCATCTCGGCGCTGTCTGCCTTCAGCTACGTCCCGCCGCGGCGCACGGACCCCAAGGAGTACAGGTACTACTACCGCCAGTGCCAG ACAGGAATTATTTCCCTCTATGACTGCGTTTTTAAGAGGCAACTTGACTATAATCAGAAATTGCACCGAGATGACAGAGAGCACGCGAACGGCCTGGGACTTCATGTCAACAAGGAG GAACAAGAGAGGCCTGTGGGAGTACTGACGTCCTCTGTCTATGGGAGGCGCATCCACCAACCAGTGGAGCCGGTGAACCGGGACGTCCGCCGTGCCAACCATGTGCAGGCCGACTTCTATAGGAAGAATGACATCCCCAGCATCAAAGCGCCTGGCTTCGGGCACATCACGCCAGCCTGA